The Nitrospirota bacterium genome has a window encoding:
- a CDS encoding NAD(P)H-dependent oxidoreductase subunit E, with the protein MMTIRYKDRFAEVLENFRPVPPDKPNILKGLLAVQSALGHVPVSAIPQIARVLGVSDAQVAGVLSYYSDLRIQSAGRHLIRICMGESCVANRSDLVLRAIQDQLRVSVGDNGPERRLTLEQMFCAGN; encoded by the coding sequence GTGATGACGATTCGGTACAAGGACAGGTTCGCCGAGGTGCTCGAAAATTTCCGCCCTGTGCCGCCGGACAAACCGAATATTCTCAAAGGGCTGCTGGCTGTCCAGTCTGCTCTAGGGCATGTGCCAGTGAGTGCCATACCCCAAATTGCGCGAGTGCTCGGTGTATCGGATGCTCAGGTTGCCGGGGTCTTGTCCTATTATTCGGATCTCCGGATTCAATCGGCCGGTCGGCACCTCATTCGGATCTGTATGGGCGAATCCTGCGTGGCCAACCGCAGTGATCTAGTCCTTCGTGCGATCCAAGATCAGTTGCGCGTTTCTGTCGGAGACAACGGGCCTGAAAGGAGACTTACCCTGGAACAGATGTTCTGCGCAGGGAACTGA
- a CDS encoding Spy/CpxP family protein refolding chaperone encodes MKTKVFISGVGLIAVLGLGAQPSLADYEQGGSHAHSGKHGCCEMMMGHMGHTGQNAPSADHLQHLLKHQKEIGLTEEQVKKLKAIELDFDRGQIKIDAEIQIAERELRALVEDEKADLSAIEAKVKQSGALDVGRRMLAFKSRHDALAILTPEQRAKGKDGHGTKMQGAHGGMQGMMGSPHGGSPTAGH; translated from the coding sequence ATGAAGACGAAGGTGTTCATAAGTGGTGTGGGCCTCATTGCCGTGCTGGGATTGGGTGCGCAGCCGAGTCTGGCGGATTATGAACAAGGGGGCTCACACGCGCATTCCGGCAAACATGGCTGTTGTGAAATGATGATGGGGCATATGGGACACACGGGACAAAATGCCCCATCAGCAGACCATCTCCAGCATCTCTTGAAACACCAGAAAGAAATCGGGCTGACAGAGGAACAGGTGAAGAAGCTGAAGGCTATTGAATTGGACTTCGATCGTGGACAGATCAAGATCGACGCGGAGATCCAGATTGCCGAACGGGAATTGCGGGCGTTGGTAGAAGATGAAAAGGCCGACCTATCCGCGATCGAAGCCAAAGTCAAGCAAAGCGGGGCGCTGGATGTGGGACGGCGGATGTTGGCGTTCAAATCCCGGCACGATGCGCTCGCGATCCTGACTCCGGAACAACGGGCGAAGGGGAAGGATGGCCATGGAACTAAGATGCAAGGGGCGCACGGAGGGATGCAGGGAATGATGGGCAGCCCGCATGGTGGTTCACCCACTGCAGGCCACTAG